The DNA region TGACACAGACACTGGGATCTTTTCACTCCACTTTGTCACAGAAAACCAGTCGTCTCTGCGTCTACACTGACACATGTACTCTTCACTACTGGACTCATTAACACTGACAGTCAGGTGTTTATCATTTCCCACTTTTACAGTTTTCCCATCTCTCCTCCATTCACACGTCCACTCAGTGGTTTCTCCTCCCTGGACCTCACATGTCAGAGTGATCGACTCACCACTGAACATCTGAGGCCGGTTTGGTTGTCGAGTCACAACAACCTCATTGGAAACTGTTTCCATCAGATATGGACagttgaaaacaaaccaaaacatgaaaataaattaaaaacacctCATGAGTTTAAGCTAAAGAGTAAAGAATAAtcaactgcatttaaaataaataattgaacttACAGCTTATTGTGATGCTGACTTCGTCACTTACAAGACTTTGATAGTTTTCATTTGGTCTCATTCCCAGACATCGGTATATTCCTGCTTGTGCTACATTAatatctctgttttcttcatcagtgAGTTGAACTTCAGGTGTGTTTTTGGTCCTTATGTACCATTTGTatttccatccagcagagggcagagagcagctcagtgtcacactgccccctactggtatGGTTGTAGGACCTGCAGTCTGTGTGGGTTTGGGTTGAGCTGAtgttaatgaaatgaaataaaaacgtcAGTTAACACGTTTAGTTATTCTTCAGTCAGATTGAgatcaaatattcaaatgtctCATCATAATATATGACAAAAATCTATAACTGAGTTTCTCTAATGGGAATCACGTGTTATCTTGAAATAGTTATCTtaatttaaagacagaaataaaaacagagaaaaaacaaaaaaaacaatttatgctATTCTGTGATTAGCTCAcctaatgaaaaataacattattgaTAAAATAGTAAGTTTAATTGCATTTCatagaattttgttttctgtggatGGGTGGGTTGAAACTGCTGaggttaaaatataatttttcgaggaacaacaaaaaagcttaaatgattttctgcatATAGATTTAACTTACAGAGGAGTAAACATGTGTATTAGCTACACAACTCTCAATAATGTACAAATCTGGTTGAATAAGATCATTTGGACTCACCAGTAACAGTTAAAGAGACAGTATCACTGCACTTGGTATCACCAGAGCTCTTCCTGTGTCCACAGCACTGGTATTCATCACTGTGATCGATTTGGATAGGTAGTAATGTGAAGCTTTTTCGCGGGTTGGAGTGAAGAAattgttctccatttttttttatctcatattCCCAGTCGGTGTCTTTGCCTTCATTCATGTCACAAATGAACGTCACTCTCTCTCCAGGATGAAAAGTCGACCAGTTGGGATCAATAGTCAGAATTGTGCCTAAAACGCAGCACAacacatttagcacatttatcaTGCAGTTTATACAGACGTGGTTCATCCTgagattataaataaatatgaagaataaaagagaaaataccttCAGCATGTCCGCAGCAGAGAAGCGCATTCatcactaaaataaaacctaaaacttttgtcattataaatgttaaaagttcaCAAACAAGCACAGAGTGTCGCTTCGTAACGTCCAGCTCTGACACTAACACGTTCTTTTCATATCACTGAAATGTCCGATCAGCAGGGCTAGTTTCCTGTTCTGTGAGGTCATGGTcactttttttatcttcatctgAAAAACATCATAGCTAAAGAATAAGTACTACCACAAATATCTTGACACTTCCCACACAGTGTTTTGACACTTAGTTTAACTTCCTTAAACTAAGGTGACTCATGAAAAGACACCCCAGTTAAACGGTTTTAGGTAACCATTTGTTTAAAGGTCATGTTCAGTTTagcttaaattaaaagatttatttgctCAAAAACTAGAGGAAGATATGATgtgcagaacaaacaaaaaattctcaaaaaccTAATGTATATAGGAGAGAATGAAGATAACAGATTTTGCAAATTATTACATTAGTGAACTTTCTAATATATAgaatttttctcattaaataaaagattagtttaaaattaagtaaaaaaaaaaaactacaaaagaagAGCAGTCCATGCACATACTGtcaaaagtgaacattttgttcatttttttctattttatctgcgccattcaaacacaggaagtgacatcgCTGCACAACAAGCCTGATTTCCTGGCCTGATAATGACATTCTGTGTGTCGGAGGAATATTCTTTACGTTTTATTTTGGCACAAGTTGCACTGAATTGatcaaaacaacttaaaaaattgttttttattttggaatttaaaaCCTCCGACTTCAGTCTTTTGTCTTTCACCATGGAGAACTGACACTTCCTGTCCACCTAACAGAAGCCATTTTGGGTAAAACTGCTTAATAAGGCTTTACGCTTTAGTGCAGAGCTTTTAATCAATTGTTTGACGTGTTATTTTAATAAGTacacaataaaatcacaatttgttTCACATGTCAACAACCTCATTGTTCATCTTGTTAAATCTTTCTGCTGATTGTGGAATCAATTTTAATACCAGTAAACTGACCAAGCAATGAAAGTCCACATGTAGGATCATTTTCCACCCGTTTGAAAAAACGTATTCCattctttctgcttttaactTGTAATGGACTGAATACTCATGTAGATATCATCTTGGACTGCAAACTTAAATACTATTTTTTGTTAACactgaacaaaactttaaaacagtcCAATCAACATCATTAATGTTTTACACACCATGCATTCATGAACTTTCACTCATTTCATTGAAAACAGGCACCGATATCCAAACTCTGTGACAATTTCGTATTTATTGCAAACATAGCATAACTGTAAAAGCTACAAATCCAGCTGCGTAGGTAAAAACGGAGTTTgtaattttcatctttaattttattacacAAGAATCTTACAACATTTCAATTTATGAATGTGCGACCTATCCTATTTATGACATGAGcgaaaatgtaaaattagagCGCATCTGATTCTTGAAGAGATATAGCATAATTAAATCATCTTTGacatcttaaagctgcagaaatacaaTAATCATCACAACATATAATGAAAACATGGCAGCAGAATTGTCCAGTGTTGTTTCTGACCGTAAAATAATGTGGAGTATCTGTTGCTGCTGGACTCCAATCTCctgctgagagagagagaggatatATTCATAAAATTATCATGTGCTTTAATTTGTCCAAAAGAAACATCTTGGATAATAAAGTTTTTGCATGAATGACGAGGATGttatttacctttttgttgTTCGGGTTACTAGTTCTCACCTTCACTGGGGTCTACAATGGAAACCAGAAATcagaacagtttttattaaaaggggcagtattatttTCCATGCACACATTGTCATTGTATAACACAATATGTTAACATAAAAACGTCAATTATTCAGTCAACACGAGTAGTTATTCATCAGTCTGGCAGACTGCAAATATACAAAGGTGTCATCATCAAGTATCTTATTAATAGTTATCTTAATTTAATTACCCAAACTCTTTGTGCACAAGGATTTCATTTAAAgtagaataaacatataaagtGACTTTTTAACTCCCTAAAGCAGTCAAGTTGAAAATCCATTTGGACTCACCAGTAACAGTTAAAGAGACAGTATCACTGCACTTGGTATCACCAGAGCTCTTCCTGAGTCCACAACACTGGTATTCACCACTGTGATCGATTTGGATAGGTAGAAATGTGAAGCTTTTGTACGGGTTGGAGCGAAGAAattgttctccatttttttttatctcatattCCCAGTCGGTGTCTTTGCCTTCATTGATGTCACAAATGAACGTCACTCTGTCTCCAGAATGAAAAGTCGACCAGTTGGGATCAATAGTCAGCACAGCAtctaaaatacagcaaaacacaTTTGGCACATTTATATGCTTATAATAGATTTTCATACATCAAATCAAAGAGGCATGCATATGTACCTCTTtttgtgtgaataaataaaagaacaataaaatcaagATACCTTCAGTATGtgcagagcagaggagagtATTCAGCAGTAAAATAAAGGCTA from Xiphophorus maculatus strain JP 163 A chromosome 14, X_maculatus-5.0-male, whole genome shotgun sequence includes:
- the LOC111605765 gene encoding uncharacterized protein LOC111605765 isoform X1, producing MTKVLGFILVMNALLCCGHAEGTILTIDPNWSTFHPGERVTFICDMNEGKDTDWEYEIKKNGEQFLHSNPRKSFTLLPIQIDHSDEYQCCGHRKSSGDTKCSDTVSLTVTAQPKPTQTAGPTTIPVGGSVTLSCSLPSAGWKYKWYIRTKNTPEVQLTDEENRDINVAQAGIYRCLGMRPNENYQSLVSDEVSITISFSNEVVVTRQPNRPQMFSGESITLTCEVQGGETTEWTCEWRRDGKTVKVGNDKHLTVSVNESSSEEYMCQCRRRDDWFSVTKWSEKIPVSVSVMVSSPVSSSFPLLLIVGPFSGIVLIVLLLLLWHYRRSNVLCCISSQSSATNHGVDQTEGHLYSSLLHGTTSLYETVHPSGATGNERCHNPEEGSVYVNVRPGHKSSA
- the LOC111605765 gene encoding leukocyte immunoglobulin-like receptor subfamily A member 3 isoform X2, with protein sequence MTKVLGFILVMNALLCCGHAEGTILTIDPNWSTFHPGERVTFICDMNEGKDTDWEYEIKKNGEQFLHSNPRKSFTLLPIQIDHSDEYQCCGHRKSSGDTKCSDTVSLTVTAQPKPTQTAGPTTIPVGGSVTLSCSLPSAGWKYKWYIRTKNTPEVQLTDEENRDINVAQAGIYRCLGMRPNENYQSLVSDEVSITISFSNEVVVTRQPNRPQMFSGESITLTCEVQGGETTEWTCEWRRDGKTVKVGNDKHLTVSVNESSSEEYMCQCRRRDDWFSVTKWSEKIPVSVSVMVSSPVSSSFPLLLIVGPFSGIVLIVLLLLLWHYRRSNVLCCISQSSATNHGVDQTEGHLYSSLLHGTTSLYETVHPSGATGNERCHNPEEGSVYVNVRPGHKSSA